In the genome of Palaemon carinicauda isolate YSFRI2023 chromosome 13, ASM3689809v2, whole genome shotgun sequence, one region contains:
- the LOC137651903 gene encoding uncharacterized protein, with amino-acid sequence MNFLAFWITAMLILGSTSAEEEKPSDNQLLTVEDKVEGRACYDCNAGVDAHEAVEHVQVQYGGHGGDGNVGWWGFGFGGLGLIVIPIIGLNIAIVILLAIILKHLVKITEHLGYVEEEPIYQPVYTGYTTYQGYDHGGAANAYGGGAAYGGSGSGGGYKKRASTEGRNMADASTVNFLSSIVGGALDKYSKIDIEE; translated from the exons atgAATTTCTTAGCCTTTTGGATAACGGCGATGCTCATCCTCGGATCAACGTCGGCTGAGGAAGAGAAACCATCTGATAATCAA CTTCTCACCGTCGAAGACAAAGTCGAGGGTCGAGCGTGTTATGATTGCAACGCTGGCGTGGACGCCCACGAGGCTGTGGAGCATGTCCAGGTCCAATACGGTGGACACGGAGGAGATGGGAATGTTGGCTGGTGGGGCTTCGGATTTGGTGGCCTGGGACTCATTGTCATCCCTATCATTGGGCTGAATATCGCCATAGTTATCCTCCTGGCCATTATCTTGA AGCACCTCGTCAAAATCACAGAGCACTTGGGCTATGTAGAGGAGGAACCCATTTACCAACCCGTCTACACAGGCTACACAACTTATCAGGGATACGATCACGGTGGCGCAGCCAATGCTTACGGGGGAGGTGCCGCTTACGGAGGGTCAGGCTCAGGCGGTGGTTACAAGAAGAGGGCTTCGACTGAAGGAAGAAATATGGCCGATGCATCTACAGTGAACTTCCTATCTAGCATCGTTGGAGGCGCTCTCGATAAATACTCCAAAATAGATATTGAAGAATAA